The genome window CACGTTCCCTGTATCTATGATGATCTGCATATCTGTCCCTGTCATCCCTATGACGATCCCGGTCACGTTCTCTATCACGATCCCTATCTCGGTCACGCTCACGGTCTCGAGAACGCTCCCGATCCCTATCTCGCTCCCGATCCCTGTCCCGTCCAACATCTCTTTCATCGCGTGGCCTCCTTTCTGACCACTCATTTTCGTGTCCCGCATCTTTTTCTCTTGGTATATCTCGGTCATACCCTGGTTCTCTTTCGTCACGATATCTCCTCTCCGAAGAACCAGACCAGTCTCTTTCTGAGCCTCTATCTTTTTCTTTGATGGCATTGGGCCAAGCCCCTCTGTCATGACTTACTTCTCCGTACTGATGATCAGATACAGCATCTTCCCCATAACTAGACTCTCCTGCTCTCCCACCATGGTCTTCACCAGCCCATCCACCCATATTAGGATCAGACCACATTCCCATATTAGGTCCATCAACTCCAGCTGTGGGCATCATGCCCATAGGGTTCATAGGCATCCCTCTCCCAAAAAATGCTGGATTCACGTGAGGAGCTACACCAGGCAAACCCACACTTCCAACTGGTGGAAATGAAGACAGAATCCCTGAAAATGGAGGGGCTGGGGCACCAGGAAATCCACCATAACTACCCATTCTTCCCATAGGCCCTCCGAAGCCAGGGTCAAAGCCTTGGCCCATCATTGTTTGAGGATGCATAAGGGGAGGAGTTGCACCAATGCCCTGCCCAAATCCATTCCCACCATTCCCCATCATACCCCGTCCACCCATTCCACCACCCCTACTTCTCATTGGATTCATAGCTCCCCTATTGCCCATCCCTTGAGCATTACCTCTACCCCAATTTCCTCTCCCATACGCTCTATTATTTTCACCACCACCCTGGTAATTACCACCTGTTGCAATGTTGCTACCACCAGGCTTACCCGGCTGATCTCCAGTCCCTCTCCTACCTTGAGTAACAGTAGATTGAGCCATTTGCTGATTCCTGTTCACCTGAGCCTCACCCATCCTCTTGACAGTATAGGGAGAGGCAAATGCAACAACACATGGTCTGCCATTAAAGAGATGCCCATTCATTCCCTCCTTACATGCAGTGGCAGCTGCGGGATCATAAAACTCAACCTGGCAATACCCTTTTGACTTCCCACTAGCCTTCtcatcaaaaaatttcacctCTTTCACAGGCCCATACTTGCTCAATTCACTCTCGAGCTCAGCATCTGTCGTCCACCAGTGCAAATCACCTACAAAAAGAATAGTCCCTTGGCCACCCCCAGCACCAGCCCCACCTCCACCACCGACAGTGCCACCAACATTGCCATACCCGTTTCCACCAGCTCCATTTACATTTGCACCTCCTGGCCTCACTGTGCCCTCAATTCCACCCATATTTCCTACACTCCCCATGTTTCCTACAGGACCAGCTAAGCTACCACCAGATGGTGCATGTTGATGTGGAGGAGGCTGCTGCTGAACCATACCCCCTTGATTCACAACACTATTGCTAACAGTTTGCTCTTCTAACTCACCTGCCCGCTTATTACTCGAAGGCTGCCCTAACTCAACCCTCAGCCCACCACCACCGCTAGATGTCCCAGTGGGACCACCTCCAGCACCAGCACCTGGTCCCCTAAACACCATattttgctgctgctgctgctgcggCTGCTGTGGCTGCTGCTGATATCCATCAACAACCCTACCAGATGGCGCCCTAACAGCAGTAGACCCTACCTCATCTCTCTCAAAGTTCCTCTcctcccctcctcctcctcctcctcctccaacaCCACCACCATCCAGCGCCCTTTGCGGTGGAGGAGGCAACGGCAGCGCCTGCGAAGAGGGATTCCCAGCCATCTGTACAACCCTTTTCTCAGACAGTCCCTCCTCCTTTCGAACCCCAAAATCCTCAGTCTTTCTAATTGACTGAAGAAAATTCTCCCCGACATTAACATCGTTATAAAGATCCTCGTAGTCATCGTCCTCTTCCCCAAGAAAACCCTCGTCCGCAACGGCCGAGATCGCTTCGTTCCTGTGGAAGTGGTGGTCGTTCGGATCTCCACCGAACCCGCCTCCACCTTCGTTCTCCTCCATGTCTTCTTCCCCTCTTTCTCACAAAACCTaaggttagggtttcaatatTTTTTCCTCCAGCTACATAAGTTTCGAAGAAAGCCCAAATGAATACCCAAAATTACAAGAAACAAATGAACCAGACactaaaaggaaaaggaaaaaaaaaaagtacagaaGAAGGGGGGTTTTGAGGATCTTACCAGAAGAGTGAGACGGAGTTTGGGGAAGAAAGCAGAAAGAAACCCTAATCCGGAAAGTCGTGTTGTGACTCGATTTTGATTTGTACTCGTAGTACTTGTATttggggaagaaaaaaaaaagggcaaaaaagtAAAGAAGAATGGAGAGAGGGAGATGCCAGTGCTATCTATTGGACGTCACAGAACACTTGACTACTTGAGTGAGTATGGTTACGTTGCGAATTCTCCGGTGTGCCACGGTGCATGTGCCCCTGTAGCACAATACCACACTACTTGCAcctccaaaaaaaagaaaataaaaaaacgcAAATAACCTCGgactaaaaatatttttgctcTATTGCGATTACCAAATGGGGATATAAAGGAGTTTAATTAACCACGCTAGTTGCACTctaatatttaaatttattcgatcattttgatgaatttataattatattcaaatttagtttatttatttttatcgagttgaattcaaatgaatttttatCAGACCGAGCTCGAGTAACTTAAGTCCTTTTTGGATTGCtactttttgaaatttttattaaaaaaaatgtaatacaatgatttgatgtatatgaggTCACAAAGG of Coffea arabica cultivar ET-39 chromosome 5c, Coffea Arabica ET-39 HiFi, whole genome shotgun sequence contains these proteins:
- the LOC113691111 gene encoding uncharacterized protein: MEENEGGGGFGGDPNDHHFHRNEAISAVADEGFLGEEDDDYEDLYNDVNVGENFLQSIRKTEDFGVRKEEGLSEKRVVQMAGNPSSQALPLPPPPQRALDGGGVGGGGGGGGEERNFERDEVGSTAVRAPSGRVVDGYQQQPQQPQQQQQQNMVFRGPGAGAGGGPTGTSSGGGGLRVELGQPSSNKRAGELEEQTVSNSVVNQGGMVQQQPPPHQHAPSGGSLAGPVGNMGSVGNMGGIEGTVRPGGANVNGAGGNGYGNVGGTVGGGGGAGAGGGQGTILFVGDLHWWTTDAELESELSKYGPVKEVKFFDEKASGKSKGYCQVEFYDPAAATACKEGMNGHLFNGRPCVVAFASPYTVKRMGEAQVNRNQQMAQSTVTQGRRGTGDQPGKPGGSNIATGGNYQGGGENNRAYGRGNWGRGNAQGMGNRGAMNPMRSRGGGMGGRGMMGNGGNGFGQGIGATPPLMHPQTMMGQGFDPGFGGPMGRMGSYGGFPGAPAPPFSGILSSFPPVGSVGLPGVAPHVNPAFFGRGMPMNPMGMMPTAGVDGPNMGMWSDPNMGGWAGEDHGGRAGESSYGEDAVSDHQYGEVSHDRGAWPNAIKEKDRGSERDWSGSSERRYRDEREPGYDRDIPREKDAGHENEWSERRPRDERDVGRDRDRERDRDRERSRDRERDRDRDRDRERDRDRHRDDRDRYADHHRYRERDLEYDDEWDRGRSSRTHSKSRISHEEEQRSRSRDAEYGKRRRLTSE